The Argiope bruennichi chromosome 9, qqArgBrue1.1, whole genome shotgun sequence genome contains a region encoding:
- the LOC129984955 gene encoding uncharacterized protein LOC129984955, giving the protein MASVEVGKFPEPATTFPCWAPWWAMPPDPNHYQSSMGSNVVEAKSTTRYMVIHTPSTFNSISPFLINKLILSAIGEVQNIKKLRSGDLLLQVSEKQALQISKMTTLGSFPIQASYHKTMNMSRGVLSEPDFIGVSEAEFLEELRDQNVCAARRINIRRGDRLVPTQHVVLTFQTPVLPKSIKGGYINCKIRPYIPNPLRCFKCQRYGHSQIGCRSNLHICGKCAESGHEMNACTSDFLKCVNCSGSHAAFSKSCPKWILEKEIISIKIKNNITFPEARKIVNDRTPKIGVSYSSALKSIQNTSCSQTDASITHCHCVIINPVPPYYQPSTSAQAQKSFTISENLSPKKSAARLPGVSKKETAKNRKKLKSLATKPHVAEDFKKINTSSSEFSDMELDSSASHKKIPAEGIKKKKKPPDKN; this is encoded by the coding sequence ATGGCAAGTGTCGAGGTTGGAAAATTTCCAGAGCCGGCAACtaccttcccttgttgggctccgtggtgggcgatgccgccGGACCCGAATCACTATCAAAGTTCTATGGGGTCTAACGTCGTCGAAGCCAAATCTACTACTCGTTACATGGTCATTCATACACCTAGCACTTTTAATTCCATTTCTCCTTTTCtcattaataaacttattttatctgCTATTGGTGaggtacaaaatataaaaaagttacgCTCTGGTGATCTACTATTGCAGGTGTCCGAAAAACAAGCATTGCAGATCAGTAAAATGACTACACTGGGTTCCTTTCCAATACAAGCATCGTACCATAAAACAATGAATATGTCACGTGGCGTACTTTCCGAACCCGATTTTATAGGGGTTTCTGAAGCAGAATTTTTGGAAGAGCTACGAGATCAAAATGTGTGTGCCGCTCGTCGCATTAATATTCGAAGAGGTGACAGACTTGTTCCCACGCAACATGTTGTTCTTACATTTCAAACGCCGGTTTTGCCTAAATCCATCAAAGGcggttatattaattgcaaaattcgaCCTTACATCCCCAATCCTCTACGATGTTTTAAATGTCAGAGGTATGGACATTCACAAATAGGTTGTCGAAGCAATTTGCATATTTGTGGTAAATGTGCAGAATCAGGCCATGAAATGAATGCTTGCACATCTGACTTTCTGAAATGTGTCAACTGTTCTGGCTCCCATGCTGCATTTTCCAAATCCTGCCCTAAATGGAtcttggaaaaagaaataatttccattaagataaaaaataacataactttCCCGGAAGCCCGAAAAATTGTGAATGATAGAACTCCAAAAATTGGCGTTTCCTATTCATCGGCTCTTAAATCAATTCAGAACACATCTTGCTCCCAAACTGATGCAAGCATTACCCACTGTCACTGCGTAATAATTAATCCAGTGCCACCTTATTACCAACCATCTACTTCCGCTCAAGCACAAAAAAGTTTTACAATCTCAGAAAATTTGTCTCCAAAAAAATCAGCGGCACGACTTCCTGGtgtttcaaaaaaagaaactgcCAAAAACAGGAAGAAACTGAAATCGCTTGCAACAAAACCTCATGTTGccgaagattttaaaaaaattaacacttcaTCATCTGAATTTTCAGATATGGAGCTCGATTCTTCAGCTTCACACAAGAAAATTCCTGCAGAGggtataaagaagaagaaaaaacctccagataaaaattga